A region from the Chlamydiales bacterium genome encodes:
- a CDS encoding leucine-rich repeat domain-containing protein, translating into MSVAPAAKRAKVEVSAFDRLPVALLGKVFACIGQPEITATLSKACKKATYILGEVDNSTYYVLWRSYERAPALRGRITAMLEELPAEKRSYERVPFLYTLLSSEMAPVFGLSPKIALFSPAKTRVLNLSNLPRYVEAVDLHVFLLKFVTSLKEGKEFLKQIHAMNDIFERAAVIEVWLEKNKGELAAIEELDLQNSNLSHLPRQIGLFTGLKKLDLSENQLGLVPDEIGECRALEILDLSDNFLTSLTPRIALPLLRILLLTNNRLKEIPKDIGRCTQLFELCAGLNELTAIPKEIAGCEAVEELEFQDNQLETVTPAIGSLVHLRHLNLNGNKIRTLPPEIGGCVKLQGILIQRNPLEISRAQIIQLLSKKGGIFLECPE; encoded by the coding sequence ATGTCAGTTGCACCAGCCGCAAAGAGAGCTAAAGTTGAGGTGTCAGCATTTGATCGTCTGCCAGTTGCCTTACTTGGGAAGGTGTTCGCTTGTATTGGGCAGCCCGAAATCACAGCCACGCTATCAAAAGCTTGCAAAAAGGCCACTTACATTCTTGGAGAAGTTGATAATTCGACTTATTACGTGTTGTGGAGATCGTATGAACGTGCTCCTGCTTTAAGAGGGCGTATTACAGCAATGCTAGAAGAGCTGCCCGCTGAAAAGAGATCTTATGAGCGTGTACCATTTCTTTATACATTGCTTTCTTCCGAAATGGCTCCAGTTTTTGGCCTTTCTCCTAAGATTGCGCTCTTCTCACCTGCAAAAACAAGAGTGCTTAATCTCTCCAATTTACCACGTTATGTTGAAGCAGTAGATCTTCACGTCTTTCTGCTCAAATTTGTAACCAGTTTGAAAGAAGGAAAGGAATTTCTAAAGCAGATACATGCCATGAACGATATCTTTGAAAGAGCGGCTGTGATTGAAGTCTGGCTGGAAAAAAATAAAGGCGAGCTTGCTGCAATCGAAGAGCTTGATCTACAAAATTCAAACCTCAGCCATCTGCCAAGACAAATTGGTCTATTCACAGGGCTAAAAAAACTAGATCTAAGTGAAAATCAGCTCGGTCTGGTTCCTGATGAGATCGGAGAGTGCAGAGCTCTGGAAATTCTCGACCTCTCGGACAATTTTTTAACAAGTCTAACGCCTCGAATCGCCCTCCCACTTTTACGCATACTTCTTCTGACAAATAATAGATTGAAGGAGATCCCCAAAGATATTGGCAGATGCACTCAACTGTTTGAACTTTGTGCAGGACTTAATGAATTGACTGCGATTCCAAAAGAGATTGCAGGCTGTGAGGCAGTAGAAGAGCTCGAGTTTCAAGACAATCAGCTTGAAACAGTCACGCCTGCAATTGGCAGTTTAGTTCATCTGAGACATCTCAATTTAAATGGTAATAAAATCAGAACGCTTCCACCTGAAATCGGAGGATGCGTGAAACTCCAAGGGATTCTTATTCAGCGGAATCCTCTTGAAATCAGCCGTGCGCAGATCATCCAGCTGCTTTCTAAGAAAGGCGGAATTTTCCTGGAGTGCCCCGAATAG